A DNA window from Flavisolibacter ginsenosidimutans contains the following coding sequences:
- a CDS encoding polysaccharide biosynthesis tyrosine autokinase — protein MNNEQQTPKGQSDFSQVGQYVQKFLPYWPLFIVSVALSLVVAYIKLRADQPMYVAYGKIKLKDPNKGTDSKVLDELNIVGEKKSVEDEIMVLRSTSLMQEVVKRLNLNVSVYNEGRVRVEELYKGNSPVRFIPLHRDSINGGGTYYFKVDWTKGEIEIDNQHVPLNGIVRIGETDYRVVPTPTYNKHVVGKNYFAVFNSVEGAANDLISGLGANAISNSSWVIDVNLTIAVPEKGKEVLSALFKVYNEFAIIDKNETANRTLDFIEDRLATVALDLDSVESKAVEFQSEHAISDLPAQAGAYWSKASEFEQQKSQIDLQLNLLNNIKSTILSGGTMPALGGLTDPSLTSALGAYQQAQTTLQQLETTEGNKSDLVVAAKDKVENQRKAVLDNIANVQRGLIATRSSYGNLMGLNMGRLRSNPQTAKAMATISRQQNVKNTIYNYLLEKREETQLNSASTIADMKVLESPSAYGPVSPVPKAFYTKWLLIGLAIPAGFVFIKDLFNRKVQMRSEIEQKTSVPIVAEISQINTDNPVVIREGKRTAVAEQFRVLRTNLTFMGLTDNSNTILVASSSSGEGKSFVAINLAISFTLIGKKVALLELDLRKPKVSKLLEVRNDVGISNYLVNQASINDIIKPTEFKDFFVLPSGIVPPNPAELLQKDRFRQLMAEAKERFDYVILDSAPLGPVADSFLLKDYADATVYIVRQNKTQRSYLKMIEEFNTKKKFKNLCIVFNGLRKRGLSYGGYGYNGYANGDGYYVNEDADGGIKVLGNRIKKFVGLKS, from the coding sequence GAGCAGATCAACCGATGTATGTGGCCTATGGGAAAATAAAATTAAAAGACCCCAACAAAGGCACTGACTCCAAAGTGCTTGATGAGCTCAACATCGTTGGCGAAAAGAAATCGGTGGAAGACGAGATTATGGTATTGCGTTCGACGAGCCTTATGCAGGAAGTGGTAAAAAGGCTGAATCTGAACGTTTCGGTTTATAACGAAGGCCGCGTACGGGTAGAAGAGCTTTATAAAGGAAATTCGCCGGTTCGTTTTATTCCGTTGCACCGCGACTCTATAAACGGTGGCGGTACCTATTATTTTAAAGTGGATTGGACGAAAGGCGAAATTGAAATTGACAACCAACATGTGCCGTTGAACGGCATTGTACGCATTGGTGAAACTGATTACAGAGTTGTACCTACGCCTACCTACAATAAACACGTTGTGGGGAAAAATTATTTTGCTGTATTCAATTCTGTTGAGGGAGCCGCCAATGATTTGATTAGCGGTCTGGGCGCAAATGCTATTTCTAACTCTTCTTGGGTGATTGATGTTAACCTGACCATTGCTGTCCCAGAGAAAGGAAAAGAGGTTTTGTCGGCACTATTTAAAGTGTATAACGAGTTTGCTATTATTGACAAGAACGAAACAGCTAACCGCACGCTTGATTTTATTGAGGACCGGCTTGCTACGGTGGCGCTCGATCTTGACAGCGTTGAAAGCAAGGCCGTCGAATTCCAATCTGAACACGCCATCTCTGATCTGCCGGCACAAGCGGGAGCTTACTGGTCAAAAGCAAGCGAATTTGAACAGCAAAAAAGCCAGATTGATCTTCAGCTAAACTTGTTGAACAACATCAAAAGCACCATTCTTAGCGGCGGCACTATGCCGGCTCTGGGTGGTCTTACCGATCCCTCGCTCACTTCAGCTTTGGGTGCGTATCAACAAGCTCAAACGACTTTACAACAGTTGGAAACTACAGAAGGAAATAAAAGTGATCTGGTAGTCGCGGCTAAAGACAAAGTTGAAAATCAACGCAAGGCTGTATTGGACAATATCGCCAACGTTCAACGCGGCTTGATCGCAACTCGTTCCAGTTATGGAAACCTGATGGGGTTGAACATGGGACGTTTGCGGAGCAATCCTCAGACCGCAAAAGCCATGGCAACTATCAGTCGTCAGCAAAACGTAAAAAACACGATCTACAATTACCTGTTGGAAAAGCGTGAGGAAACGCAATTGAACTCAGCTTCAACCATCGCAGATATGAAGGTGTTGGAAAGCCCCAGCGCTTATGGACCTGTAAGTCCGGTGCCCAAAGCCTTTTACACAAAATGGCTTTTGATTGGTTTGGCTATTCCTGCTGGTTTTGTCTTTATTAAAGACTTATTTAACCGCAAGGTTCAGATGCGTTCCGAAATTGAGCAAAAGACCTCCGTGCCCATTGTAGCTGAGATTTCGCAAATCAATACGGACAATCCCGTTGTTATTCGCGAAGGTAAGCGCACAGCAGTAGCTGAGCAGTTTCGTGTGCTGCGCACCAACCTTACGTTTATGGGCCTTACCGACAATAGCAATACGATTCTTGTTGCATCAAGTTCGTCGGGCGAGGGAAAAAGCTTTGTGGCGATTAACCTGGCCATTTCCTTTACACTAATCGGCAAGAAAGTGGCATTGCTCGAACTGGATCTGCGCAAACCGAAAGTGAGCAAACTCCTGGAAGTTCGCAACGATGTGGGCATTTCAAATTATCTGGTAAACCAAGCGTCTATTAACGACATCATCAAGCCTACAGAATTCAAAGATTTTTTTGTTTTGCCTTCGGGCATCGTTCCGCCTAATCCTGCGGAGCTTCTTCAAAAAGATCGCTTTCGGCAATTGATGGCCGAGGCCAAAGAGCGGTTTGATTACGTTATTCTCGATTCAGCCCCATTGGGCCCGGTAGCTGACTCCTTTTTGTTAAAGGATTATGCCGATGCAACGGTTTACATCGTACGGCAAAACAAAACACAGCGCAGTTACTTAAAGATGATCGAAGAATTTAACACGAAAAAGAAGTTTAAGAACCTGTGCATTGTCTTTAATGGTTTACGCAAACGTGGCCTGTCATACGGTGGCTATGGCTACAACGGATACGCAAACGGAGACGGCTACTATGTAAACGAGGACGCAGATGGCGGCATAAAAGTTCTTGGCAATCGCATTAAAAAATTTGTTGGCTTAAAGAGCTGA
- a CDS encoding UpxY family transcription antiterminator yields MTGKNVYWYVVYTRPRWEKKVARLLDEKGVEAYCPLNKVYRQWSDRRKLVQEPLFKGYVFVHLEDEHKWDVKKIDGILNFVYWNGKPAVVRDEEIETIKKFLSEFSDVEVEDLKLAVQTPVRIKRGILMNYQGIVVEVMGNKAKVKIESMGVQLSAIFEKKNLEPA; encoded by the coding sequence ATGACGGGAAAAAATGTTTATTGGTACGTTGTTTATACCCGGCCGAGGTGGGAGAAAAAAGTGGCCCGTCTTCTGGATGAAAAAGGCGTTGAGGCCTACTGTCCCCTGAATAAAGTTTACCGGCAGTGGAGCGACCGCCGTAAACTGGTGCAGGAGCCGCTATTCAAGGGTTATGTGTTTGTTCATCTCGAAGACGAACACAAATGGGACGTAAAAAAGATCGACGGTATCCTGAACTTTGTTTATTGGAACGGAAAGCCTGCTGTGGTTCGCGACGAAGAAATTGAAACCATCAAAAAATTTCTGAGCGAATTTTCAGACGTTGAAGTAGAAGATTTAAAGCTTGCAGTGCAAACACCCGTTCGAATCAAGCGGGGTATTTTGATGAACTACCAAGGCATTGTTGTGGAAGTGATGGGCAACAAAGCCAAAGTAAAAATTGAAAGCATGGGCGTTCAGCTTAGCGCCATCTTTGAAAAGAAAAATCTGGAACCCGCATAA
- the asnB gene encoding asparagine synthase (glutamine-hydrolyzing) — protein MCRIAGIINHSLPTEELTGRVKAMCQSQKHGGPDDEGLFVDEVLHLGFGHRRLSLIDLSPGGHQPMFYNDGALVITYNGELYNYPELKEELKYLGYRFSSASDTEVILAAFAEWGPQAFKRFNGMFAFALANRETKKVYLVRDPAGIKPLYYSTRDNNLVFASETKAFHQVAETSEENPVWPVYFMAYGHLPEPVTTLRHVSPLPKGFFLEYDIVSKKVDLESFTHFSYVEKLNDREEVLQKIRQSLKAAVERHLLSDAPIGAFLSGGIDSSLISLLAGAHVKDYLNTLSIYFREDVYSEKKYQDIVLHRLQCNHSGHLLTGGEFTEFLPAIVSDMDLPSCDGINTWFISKCAKEAGLKAVLSGLGGDELFGGYPSFERLKAAATLQKMPNATLKAGRYSGLKKLRRLAYLSLPGIKGKYLFLRGQFIPSEIAQQLGIEEEQVWKLLQDQPSLPDVHFLTHKNQASWMEMNLYMQNQLLRDSDVMSMAHGIEIRVPFLDAEFIRLALQISSAVKYAGEGKQLLIDAFKDILPESIYNRPKMGFAFPFKEWLAANAWVKDEIESAGKEAQKTYDLFLKGQRHWSQVLVLMLAKNHRPQKILATAPA, from the coding sequence TTGTGTAGAATTGCCGGCATAATAAACCATTCTTTACCCACAGAGGAACTCACCGGCCGCGTAAAAGCGATGTGCCAGTCGCAAAAGCACGGTGGCCCGGATGACGAAGGCCTCTTTGTTGATGAGGTCCTGCACCTGGGCTTTGGTCACAGGCGTCTGTCGTTAATAGATCTTTCGCCGGGTGGCCATCAGCCCATGTTTTACAACGACGGTGCCTTGGTGATTACTTATAACGGAGAACTTTATAATTATCCCGAACTAAAAGAGGAATTAAAATATTTAGGCTATCGTTTCTCTTCAGCTTCCGACACGGAAGTTATTCTTGCCGCTTTTGCCGAGTGGGGCCCGCAAGCTTTTAAACGCTTTAACGGCATGTTTGCCTTTGCCCTTGCCAACCGCGAAACAAAAAAAGTTTACCTCGTTCGCGACCCGGCGGGTATTAAACCGCTTTATTATTCTACCCGCGACAACAACCTTGTTTTTGCCTCCGAGACAAAGGCCTTTCATCAAGTGGCGGAAACAAGCGAAGAAAACCCGGTTTGGCCCGTCTATTTTATGGCTTACGGCCACTTGCCCGAACCGGTTACGACACTCCGGCACGTAAGTCCATTACCAAAAGGTTTTTTTCTCGAATACGACATTGTCTCCAAAAAAGTTGACCTCGAATCGTTCACGCACTTCAGCTATGTTGAAAAACTGAACGATCGGGAAGAGGTGCTGCAAAAAATTAGACAGTCTTTAAAAGCCGCGGTTGAGCGTCACCTTCTTTCCGATGCTCCCATCGGTGCTTTCCTCAGCGGCGGCATTGACTCGTCTCTCATTTCCTTGCTTGCCGGCGCACACGTAAAAGACTATCTTAATACCCTCTCGATTTACTTTCGCGAGGACGTTTATTCCGAAAAAAAATACCAGGACATCGTCCTTCATCGTCTGCAATGCAATCATTCAGGTCACTTGCTTACCGGCGGAGAATTCACTGAGTTTCTTCCGGCCATCGTTAGCGACATGGACCTGCCAAGCTGCGATGGCATAAATACATGGTTTATCAGTAAATGTGCAAAGGAAGCCGGCTTAAAAGCTGTGCTTTCCGGTTTGGGAGGCGATGAGTTATTCGGCGGTTATCCTTCTTTTGAGCGGTTGAAAGCGGCCGCAACCTTGCAGAAAATGCCCAACGCAACGCTAAAAGCAGGACGATACAGCGGTCTGAAAAAATTAAGGCGCCTGGCTTATTTAAGCTTACCAGGCATAAAAGGAAAATACTTGTTTCTGCGTGGCCAGTTTATTCCCTCAGAAATTGCGCAGCAATTGGGAATAGAGGAGGAGCAGGTTTGGAAACTTTTGCAGGATCAACCGTCACTTCCCGACGTTCATTTCTTAACGCACAAGAATCAGGCAAGCTGGATGGAAATGAACCTTTATATGCAGAACCAACTCTTGCGCGATTCGGACGTGATGAGTATGGCGCACGGCATTGAAATCAGGGTTCCTTTTCTTGATGCGGAATTTATACGGCTGGCCTTGCAAATTTCATCGGCTGTAAAATATGCCGGAGAAGGCAAACAATTGCTCATTGATGCTTTCAAAGACATACTTCCTGAATCTATTTATAATCGCCCGAAGATGGGCTTTGCTTTTCCGTTTAAAGAATGGTTAGCTGCAAATGCCTGGGTGAAAGACGAAATTGAATCTGCCGGCAAAGAAGCGCAAAAAACATACGACCTGTTTTTGAAAGGACAGCGGCACTGGTCGCAGGTGCTTGTATTGATGTTGGCAAAAAATCACCGCCCGCAAAAGATACTGGCGACAGCCCCGGCATAA
- a CDS encoding glycosyltransferase family 4 protein, which yields MNKGFLFLTLNTFSATGGIEKVCRIAGKALSESAAETGGTFSVYSMYDDERSVDESYFPASEFKGFGGKRLKFALSSVLEGRKSAVVLLSHINLLPIGYLIKKASPKTKLVLIAHGIEVWEEVGKKKTALRSVDLFLPVSSFTAAKLQTKHNIGAGKIRVLNNCLDPFLKKEANPALENNLRKRYGFQSDDLVLLTVTRLKYSEQYKGYDKVVEALQVLKTSHPNIKYLIVGKYDAEEKQRLDVIISRNGLSDRVVFAGFVNDEELNAHFNIADVYIMPSSGEGFGIVFIEALYYGLPVIAGNADGSVDALAGGEFGLLVNPHSIEEIAAAIKSVAHNRNSFLPKEARVVKRFGYDQYKQKLTRLLFQKPVAASTPAETELSKLL from the coding sequence GTGAACAAAGGTTTTTTATTTCTTACACTTAATACTTTCTCCGCCACCGGCGGTATCGAAAAAGTTTGCCGCATAGCCGGTAAGGCGCTTTCCGAAAGTGCTGCAGAAACCGGCGGTACATTTTCCGTCTATTCGATGTATGACGACGAAAGAAGCGTTGACGAATCTTACTTTCCTGCATCGGAATTTAAAGGCTTTGGCGGCAAGCGATTGAAGTTTGCCCTGAGCAGTGTATTAGAAGGACGGAAATCGGCTGTCGTCTTGCTCAGCCACATCAACCTTTTGCCAATTGGTTACCTCATTAAAAAAGCTTCGCCAAAAACAAAACTGGTGCTCATTGCACACGGAATAGAAGTTTGGGAAGAAGTGGGGAAAAAGAAAACGGCGCTTCGTTCCGTTGACCTCTTCTTGCCGGTAAGTTCATTCACCGCCGCAAAGCTGCAAACGAAACACAACATCGGCGCTGGCAAGATCCGGGTGTTAAACAATTGCCTTGATCCTTTTTTGAAAAAAGAAGCAAATCCTGCACTTGAAAACAATCTTCGAAAGCGATACGGTTTTCAAAGTGACGACCTTGTTTTGCTGACCGTTACCCGACTCAAATATTCTGAACAGTACAAGGGGTACGATAAAGTAGTAGAGGCGTTGCAGGTTTTAAAAACATCGCATCCGAACATTAAATACCTTATCGTTGGCAAATACGATGCGGAGGAAAAACAAAGGCTTGACGTTATCATTAGTAGAAATGGGCTTAGCGATCGTGTTGTTTTTGCGGGGTTTGTAAACGACGAGGAATTGAACGCACATTTCAACATCGCCGACGTTTACATCATGCCCAGTTCAGGAGAGGGTTTTGGAATTGTTTTCATTGAGGCGCTATATTATGGACTGCCGGTAATTGCGGGCAACGCAGATGGATCGGTAGATGCATTGGCCGGTGGCGAGTTTGGTTTGCTTGTCAACCCACACAGTATTGAAGAAATTGCTGCGGCTATCAAATCAGTTGCGCACAACAGGAATTCCTTTCTACCAAAAGAGGCAAGGGTGGTGAAACGGTTTGGATACGATCAGTATAAACAAAAGTTAACCCGGTTACTTTTTCAGAAACCGGTTGCAGCCAGTACTCCGGCCGAAACAGAGCTTTCAAAGCTCCTTTAA
- a CDS encoding beta-1,6-N-acetylglucosaminyltransferase — MVHKNPAQMKELIRRLNHQQTCFYVHVDKNVDAKPFVQACSTFSNVAFLAAREKGTWGGIGIVKAALHALDRIIEDGRSGYCILLSGQDLPLKSNEEILNFLSLANGAVFMDSFSLPNERWYGGGCNRIERYKFHFSESTGDYFLLPSFFEKEFYRQVKQNLLRVLVLLKQKQNPLCLFKKRRFPAYLKPFGGSQWWAMTVETAKRLRSFLQAHKDYLLYHRHTLLADEIFFQSVMEHLASTEESFSIRPSLTYARWKNTSAAHPVVLKEEELPELAKQQGKLFARKFEAAPVQQTISNISFSSNKTEG, encoded by the coding sequence TTGGTTCACAAAAATCCGGCGCAAATGAAAGAACTGATCCGGCGATTAAACCATCAACAAACTTGTTTTTACGTTCATGTGGATAAAAATGTTGATGCAAAACCCTTCGTTCAGGCGTGTTCAACCTTTTCGAACGTTGCTTTTTTAGCGGCAAGGGAAAAAGGAACCTGGGGCGGCATCGGTATCGTTAAAGCCGCGTTGCATGCACTGGACAGAATCATTGAAGACGGGCGGTCGGGCTATTGCATTTTGCTCAGCGGGCAAGACCTTCCCCTAAAGTCAAACGAAGAAATTCTGAACTTTTTGTCATTGGCAAATGGCGCGGTGTTTATGGACAGTTTTTCGCTGCCGAATGAACGCTGGTACGGCGGTGGATGCAATCGGATTGAACGGTACAAATTTCATTTTTCAGAAAGCACGGGTGATTATTTTTTGCTTCCGTCTTTTTTCGAAAAAGAATTTTACCGGCAAGTAAAACAAAACCTCCTGCGGGTTTTGGTCTTGCTAAAACAAAAACAAAATCCTCTTTGCCTTTTTAAAAAAAGAAGGTTTCCAGCCTACCTGAAACCTTTTGGCGGCAGCCAATGGTGGGCAATGACGGTAGAAACCGCGAAAAGACTCCGCTCCTTTTTGCAAGCACACAAAGACTACTTGCTCTACCACCGACACACGTTGCTTGCCGATGAAATCTTTTTTCAAAGCGTGATGGAACATTTGGCTTCTACGGAAGAAAGTTTCAGCATCCGGCCCTCGCTCACGTATGCCCGGTGGAAAAATACGTCTGCTGCACACCCGGTAGTGCTGAAAGAAGAAGAATTGCCAGAATTGGCAAAGCAGCAAGGAAAACTCTTTGCCAGGAAATTTGAAGCGGCGCCGGTTCAGCAAACGATTTCAAACATTTCGTTCAGCTCTAATAAAACCGAAGGATAA
- a CDS encoding glycosyltransferase family 2 protein, whose protein sequence is MPTPEVSVLMPVYNCEKFIRESLESILNQTFTNFELIVIDDASTDSTPAIVKSYKDPRIVFVQKPQNTGYTRSLNTGLQMVRGEFIARMDGDDISRSTRLEKQVAYLQSNPDVLLVGSLFSIIGGLKPRYSPLSHDSLKVYFLHHNYLQHPTAMMRRKVMDAFNLRYDPGYEPAEDYKLWTEIICRGRVEVLNEVLLDYRMHEAQTSATRSSEQEKQVDRIRLQMVSRLLGENQLDEATTKLHLQLIKNEADKNFSLRKLDAWVKILMKANAERRVFNHKELQSFLFNKQLDVIRNYYQYSSRHSFENIAYYVRNFKRLRAGIFPRNYFELAARILYRNCFRQLLAHK, encoded by the coding sequence ATGCCAACGCCTGAAGTAAGCGTTTTGATGCCGGTTTACAATTGCGAGAAATTCATTCGAGAATCGCTCGAAAGCATTCTCAACCAAACCTTCACCAATTTTGAATTAATTGTCATTGACGACGCTTCTACAGACAGCACACCGGCAATCGTTAAATCGTATAAAGATCCGCGAATTGTGTTTGTACAAAAGCCGCAGAATACCGGCTATACCCGGAGTCTGAACACGGGACTGCAGATGGTGAGGGGCGAATTTATTGCCCGCATGGATGGCGATGATATTTCCCGTTCAACGCGTTTGGAAAAACAAGTCGCGTATTTGCAAAGTAATCCTGATGTACTGCTGGTGGGCAGTCTGTTCAGCATTATCGGCGGCCTTAAACCGCGTTACAGTCCGCTCTCACACGACAGCCTTAAGGTTTATTTTTTACACCACAATTACCTGCAACATCCCACGGCCATGATGCGCCGCAAGGTGATGGATGCCTTCAACCTTCGGTACGATCCGGGTTACGAACCCGCCGAAGATTACAAGTTGTGGACGGAAATCATTTGTCGCGGAAGAGTGGAAGTGCTAAACGAAGTGTTGTTGGATTACCGGATGCACGAAGCCCAAACTTCGGCAACCCGTAGCAGCGAACAGGAAAAACAAGTTGACCGCATCCGGCTCCAAATGGTTTCGCGGTTGCTTGGCGAAAACCAGCTTGACGAAGCCACCACAAAGCTTCATCTGCAACTGATAAAAAACGAAGCAGACAAAAATTTCAGCCTGCGCAAACTTGATGCGTGGGTGAAGATTCTGATGAAAGCGAATGCAGAAAGACGCGTATTTAATCACAAAGAGCTTCAGTCTTTTTTGTTCAACAAGCAACTTGACGTTATTCGTAATTACTATCAATATTCATCGCGGCACAGTTTTGAAAACATCGCTTATTACGTTCGAAATTTTAAACGGTTAAGGGCCGGTATTTTCCCACGTAATTATTTTGAACTGGCCGCTCGCATTCTTTACCGGAACTGTTTCCGGCAATTGCTTGCGCACAAATAA
- a CDS encoding glycosyltransferase family 2 protein produces MALITVITPCYNQAFFLPDALRSLQEQTFQNWECIVVNDGSTDDTERVALEWSEKDSRIKYFSKQNGGLSSTRNFGLRKASGKYIQFLDADDALHEKKFQSAISLLENDDALDLVITDFVESEEKLENTYSSWCKLSDKKISYESILLEWDSQFSIPIHCALFRSTILQGLGFNEKLKAKEDWLLWLEIFKRNAQCSLIAKPYANYRHHAQAMTRNHDHMYENVYEAYKYVAENEKLGPLIYPFFHKVNAYWMKHLTKHMRDDRYRLRNEIAGSIKKVKKIFRSLVLK; encoded by the coding sequence ATGGCGCTGATAACGGTGATTACGCCCTGCTATAACCAGGCTTTTTTTCTACCCGATGCTTTGCGCTCTTTGCAAGAGCAAACATTTCAGAATTGGGAATGCATTGTCGTTAACGACGGATCAACGGACGACACAGAAAGAGTGGCCCTGGAGTGGAGCGAAAAAGACAGCCGCATCAAATATTTTTCCAAGCAGAACGGAGGGCTAAGCTCGACCCGCAATTTTGGACTGCGAAAAGCATCGGGTAAATACATTCAATTCCTCGATGCCGACGATGCGCTTCACGAGAAAAAATTTCAATCGGCAATTTCATTACTGGAAAATGACGATGCGCTTGATTTGGTCATCACTGATTTTGTGGAGAGTGAAGAAAAACTTGAGAACACGTATTCTTCCTGGTGCAAATTGAGCGACAAGAAAATTTCCTACGAGTCTATTCTTCTTGAGTGGGATTCCCAGTTTTCAATACCCATTCATTGCGCTTTGTTTCGGTCAACCATTTTGCAGGGCTTGGGCTTCAACGAAAAATTGAAGGCAAAAGAAGACTGGTTGCTTTGGCTCGAAATCTTTAAACGCAATGCACAGTGCTCCCTCATTGCAAAGCCTTATGCCAACTACCGCCACCACGCACAAGCGATGACAAGAAACCACGACCACATGTATGAAAACGTTTACGAGGCGTATAAGTATGTGGCCGAAAACGAAAAATTGGGTCCTCTTATTTACCCCTTTTTTCACAAGGTAAATGCGTACTGGATGAAGCACCTGACGAAACACATGAGAGATGACCGTTACCGGTTGCGCAACGAAATTGCAGGCTCGATAAAAAAAGTGAAGAAGATTTTTCGCAGCCTAGTTTTGAAATAA
- a CDS encoding glycosyltransferase family 4 protein — protein sequence MENATIKVTGELVAQPLPDKRYRIAFLSQEDPTDQRTWSGITYHLYKQMGRFYDVHWVHANDVALTRRRILSLWNRMADLLRWKFTTHYFLNAFFLSQRAEQKIKKENFDLVVVGAGESELIAYLKTQIPIVYIADTTFRNMVNYYPWHTGLCKLALRQGNRIEKNAIQKAAHLIYSSQWASNSAIRDYGAKADRVSILSFGANMSRLPAKEEVEARPFANRCHLLFLGVHWERKGGPIVYQTFLELREKGIDCRLTIIGCAPFLPKDEDITVIPFLNKNDKQQSERLFQILMETSFLFVPTRADCTPVVFSEAAAFGVPVITTQTGGVGSVIREGKNGYCLPLEATAVDYSALIEKVWCDKDRYNQLRLSSRTEYDQRLNWHTWIMKFNVIVESLALVTKTKSLSK from the coding sequence ATGGAAAATGCAACAATAAAGGTTACCGGGGAACTTGTTGCGCAACCGTTGCCTGACAAGCGTTACCGCATTGCTTTTCTGTCACAGGAAGATCCAACCGATCAGCGAACCTGGTCTGGCATTACCTATCATTTGTACAAACAGATGGGCCGGTTTTATGATGTACACTGGGTACATGCAAACGACGTAGCGTTAACAAGGCGGCGAATACTCTCTCTTTGGAACCGGATGGCGGATCTGCTTCGATGGAAATTCACAACGCATTATTTCCTGAACGCTTTTTTTCTCAGCCAGAGAGCGGAACAAAAGATAAAGAAGGAAAACTTTGATCTTGTTGTTGTTGGCGCCGGTGAATCTGAATTGATTGCATACTTGAAAACGCAAATACCTATCGTGTACATCGCCGATACCACGTTCCGCAACATGGTTAATTATTATCCCTGGCACACGGGTTTGTGCAAATTGGCTTTGAGACAGGGAAACAGGATTGAAAAAAACGCCATTCAAAAAGCAGCCCATCTTATTTACAGTTCTCAATGGGCCTCCAACTCTGCGATTAGGGATTATGGCGCAAAAGCCGACCGCGTTTCAATACTAAGTTTCGGCGCAAACATGTCCCGCCTGCCCGCTAAAGAGGAAGTAGAAGCGAGACCGTTTGCAAACCGTTGTCACCTTTTATTTTTGGGTGTTCATTGGGAGAGGAAAGGTGGTCCGATTGTGTACCAAACTTTTTTGGAATTGCGAGAAAAAGGCATTGACTGCCGTCTGACCATTATTGGGTGTGCTCCGTTTTTGCCAAAAGATGAGGATATAACGGTAATTCCTTTTTTGAACAAGAACGACAAGCAGCAATCGGAGCGCTTGTTTCAAATACTGATGGAGACAAGCTTTCTGTTTGTTCCCACAAGAGCCGATTGCACACCGGTTGTTTTTTCAGAAGCCGCTGCATTTGGTGTGCCGGTTATTACAACGCAAACCGGCGGTGTGGGAAGCGTAATAAGAGAGGGCAAAAATGGATACTGTCTTCCGCTGGAAGCAACAGCGGTCGATTACAGTGCGTTGATTGAAAAAGTTTGGTGCGACAAAGACCGGTACAATCAATTGCGGCTTTCTTCCAGAACAGAATACGATCAGCGCCTGAACTGGCATACGTGGATTATGAAATTTAACGTCATTGTGGAGAGTTTGGCGCTGGTAACAAAAACCAAAAGCCTTTCTAAATGA
- a CDS encoding glycosyltransferase family 2 protein, with amino-acid sequence MTRSSAFPGNSFLQEVPYKKLTALHGNHSPQISVIIPTRNSAATVAHALDSLLCQSFTDFEVLVIDGQSTDETIEILKQYAHSDKRIQWWSEFDEGIYDAINKGITKAGGEWLYFLGSDDTLHEKDVFEGVMRIAVSQPGAKMIYGNVLLSASIGFDYESLVFAGEFHSSRLLTANICQQAIFYHRSLFASFGKFNTNYKLLADWDFNLRCFNRISSFYTDRIIANFSAGASSAQYKDKAFQKDWIQNLVFIYPYSPKHRYFRKWKGALLTLFLRELLSLHIIRAIRVSKVLFYQLNTPALHT; translated from the coding sequence ATGACCCGTTCATCTGCGTTTCCCGGAAACAGTTTTCTGCAAGAAGTTCCGTATAAAAAGCTAACCGCGCTTCACGGAAACCATTCCCCGCAGATAAGCGTTATCATTCCTACCCGAAATTCTGCCGCCACAGTTGCCCATGCGCTAGACAGTTTGCTCTGCCAGTCCTTTACTGATTTTGAAGTATTGGTAATTGACGGGCAATCAACTGACGAAACGATCGAAATCCTCAAACAATACGCTCACAGCGATAAGCGGATTCAATGGTGGTCAGAATTTGACGAAGGCATTTATGATGCTATAAATAAAGGGATAACCAAGGCAGGTGGCGAATGGCTTTATTTTTTAGGGAGTGACGATACACTGCATGAAAAAGATGTGTTTGAAGGCGTCATGAGAATTGCAGTAAGCCAGCCCGGTGCAAAAATGATTTATGGAAATGTGCTGCTAAGCGCCTCCATCGGATTTGATTACGAATCATTGGTTTTTGCCGGTGAGTTTCACAGCAGTCGTTTGCTTACGGCTAACATTTGCCAGCAAGCCATTTTCTACCACCGTTCACTGTTTGCAAGTTTTGGTAAATTCAATACAAACTATAAGTTACTGGCGGATTGGGATTTCAATCTTCGTTGTTTCAATCGCATTAGCTCATTTTATACAGATCGTATTATTGCCAATTTTTCTGCCGGTGCTTCCAGCGCACAGTACAAGGATAAAGCCTTTCAAAAGGATTGGATACAAAACCTTGTTTTTATTTATCCGTACTCACCCAAACACCGGTATTTTCGCAAATGGAAAGGCGCTTTGTTGACCTTGTTTTTGCGTGAGCTTTTATCGCTTCATATTATCAGGGCTATCCGTGTAAGCAAGGTACTTTTCTACCAATTAAACACGCCGGCACTACACACGTGA